One genomic segment of Vulpes vulpes isolate BD-2025 chromosome 2, VulVul3, whole genome shotgun sequence includes these proteins:
- the KIN gene encoding DNA/RNA-binding protein KIN17: MGKSDFLTPKAIANRIKSKGLQKLRWYCQMCQKQCRDENGFKCHCMSESHQRQLLLASENPQQFMDYFSEEFRNDFLELLRRRFGTKRVHNNIVYNEYISHREHIHMNATQWETLTDFTKWLGREGLCKVDETPKGWYIQYIDRDPETIRRQLELEKKKKQDLDDEEKTAKFIEEQVRRGLEGKEQEAPVFTELSRENDEEKVTFNLNKGACSSAAASSKSSSLGPSALNAIGNAASVKRKESSRSSAQSKEKKKKKSALDEIMEIEEEKKRTARTDHWLQPEIIVKIITKKLGEKYHKKKGVVKEVIDKYTAVVKMIDSGDKLKLDQTHLETVIPAPGKRILVLNGGYRGNEGTLESINEKTFSATIVIETGPLKGRRVEGIQYEDISKLA; the protein is encoded by the exons AATGGCTTCAAATGTCACTGTATGTCTGAATCTCATCAGAGACAACTCTTGCTGGCTTCTGAAAATCCTCAGCAGTTTATGGATTATTTTTCAGA GGAATTCCGAAATGACTTTCTAGAACTTCTCAGGAGACGCTTTG GAACTAAAAGAGTCCACAACAACATCGTTTATAATGAATATATCAGCCACCGGGAGCATATCCATATGAATGCCACTCAGTGGGAGACTCTGACTGATTTTACCAAGTGGCTGGGCAGAGAAG gcttgtgCAAGGTGGATGAGACTCCAAAAGGCTGGTATATTCAGTATATAGACAGAGACCCAGAAACTATCCGCCGGCAGctggaactagagaaaaaaaagaagcaggaccTTGATGATGAGGAAAAAACAGCCAAATTTATTGAAGAACAAGTGAGAAGAGGACTGGAAGGGAAAGAACAG gaggCTCCTGTTTTTACAGagttaagcagagaaaatgatgaagaaaaag ttacATTTAATTTGAATAAAGGAGCATGTAGTTCAGCAGCAGCGTCATCCAAATCAAG TTCCTTGGGACCGAGCGCATTGAATGCCATCGGGAATGCAGCATCAGTTAAACGAAAAGAATCTTCCCGGAGCTCAGCTcagtcaaaagaaaagaaaaaaaagaaatctgcccTCGACGAAATCATGGAG attgaagaggaaaagaaaagaactgcccGAACAGACCACTGGCTACAGCCG GAAATCATCGTGAAAATTATAACCAAAAAACTTGGAGAGAAATATCATAAGAAAAAGGGTGTTGTTAAG GAAGTAATTGACAAATATACAGCTGTTGTAAAGATGATTGACTCTGGAGACAAGCTGAAACTTGACCAGACTCATTTAGAAACAGTAATTCCAGCACCAG GAAAAAGAATTCTTGTTTTAAATGGAGGCTACAGAGGAAATGAAGGCACCTTAGAATCCATCAATGAGAAGACTTTCTCAGCTACAATAGTCATTGAAACT GGCCCTTTAAAAGGACGCAGAGTTGAAGGAATTCAGTACGAAGACATTTCTAAACTTGCCTGA